The following nucleotide sequence is from Campylobacter coli 76339.
TATCGATATTTTTACTTTCATCATAGGCTTTTGCTTTGCTGAAAAGTGGATCTCCCCACGATATCAAAACTTTAGCCTCATAGCCCTCAGGTACTATGACTTCATCTTTTGTGCTTGCACTTACAGCTTTAAAACCCAATAACTCTTTATCCTTAAGTACCGCAGCACTTAAATTTGAACCTCCAAAAAAAGCCACCATAGAGCCTAAAGCTGAACCTTTTAAAAATACTCTTCTTTGCATTTGTTTTCTACTCCGTTATTGAAATTAAAACAATGAAAGTATAGAAATGTTTGGAAACTTTTTAGAAACTTTCAAATAAGTAAAATAAGAAATATATAAGAAGAATTTGTAAATAAATTTCATCAACACCCAACCTATCTAGGTATTAATAAATAATGAATTAAAGATATCAATAAGTAATAAATAAAAGTATCAACAAATCAAAATCTTTAGATTGATACTTGCATATCAATCTAAATTTTACACATCAATCTCTAATTAAAACCTTTTCTTTCTAACATCCTCAAGTATATTATTAGCTATATCACTTACAGTATTAGAAATAATAGCAGACTCATTAGCAATCTCTACATTATCTTTAGTAGTTTGATCAATTTGAGCTACACTCTCATTGATTTGAGTAATACCTGCAGTTTGCTCTTTAATAGATTCTGCCATATCATTGATAGATTGAACCAATAAATTAGTATTAGCTTCTATTTCAGATAAAGACTTTTGAGTTCTTTCAGCTAGTTTTCTAACTTCATCTGCAACAACTGCAAATCCTCTACCATGTTCTCCTGCTCTTGCAGCTTCAATAGCAGCATTTAATGCTAGAAGATTGATTTGATCTGCAATATCTCCAATAATACCTGTAACATTCTTAATCTCTTCAGATTGAGTGATTACATCACTAGTTTTTACAGAAACATTTTGCATAGAAGAAGTAATCTCTTCTAAAGCAGCTGCAGTTTCTTCTAAAGAAGCTGCTTGAGAATTAGAAGATGAAGTAAGGTTTTGAACTGCACTTTGAAGTTTAGAACTTTCACTGGCTAAGTGATTAGCAAAGTCAGAACTTTGTTTTAACATCTTAACAATTTCATCCCCTAAAGCATTAGTAGTTACTTCAACACTACCATTAGCATTATCAAGTTTATTTCTAAAGTCTAAAGACTTATATTCTTCAAAGATCTTATGAATAGCATTCATATCTGATCCTACTTTAGTTTGTAAAACATCTAAAAGTTTATTTAGAACATTTTTAAGTTCTATTAATTGTGGATTTCTAGGATTAGCTGTAATTCTTGCAGTAAGATTACCTCTTTCTACTACTCCTACAGTTTCAACACTTTCTTTTACTGCTTTAGCATCTTGTTCTAAACCTTGTTTAGTAGCAAGGATGTTTTCATTGATGGCTTTAGAGATTTGACCAAATTCATCATTGGTTTTTACATCAATAGTAGAAACATCTTTGGTTTTATGATTGATGAAATCGAAGAAGGAATTAAGTCCTGCTTGGATAGAAGCAAGTGGGGATAGATAGCGTGATACAATAAAATAAAGTAAAAGAACGCTAATAATGCTTGTAATAATTACTATAGCAATTTGTATATAAGCGATTTTAAATACGGGCTCTTCTATATAATCAATAGGTTCTCCTACACAAGCTGTATATTCTCCTAATACCTTAGCGCATACACCAAATCTTTCAGTTCCATCAAGTGGTCTTATATAATGGAAAGGCTCATAATCT
It contains:
- a CDS encoding Methyl-accepting chemotaxis signal transduction protein; the protein is MKSVKIKVSLIANLIAIVCLIFLGIITFIFVKDEVFNQVVKAESNYVRTAKNSMEAFKARNTAALESLAKNILKLPYEQISNQEALMRYVGKDLKVFRDAGGFLAVYIAQPDGELVVTDPDSDEKGLNFGIYGKADNYDARTRDYFKGAVKANGLYVTPSYLDLTTNLPCFTYAIPLYKEGKFIGVLAIDILVKDLQREFENLPGRTFVFDSKNSIFASTDKELLKPGYDVSPVADIAKDKKDYEPFHYIRPLDGTERFGVCAKVLGEYTACVGEPIDYIEEPVFKIAYIQIAIVIITSIISVLLLYFIVSRYLSPLASIQAGLNSFFDFINHKTKDVSTIDVKTNDEFGQISKAINENILATKQGLEQDAKAVKESVETVGVVERGNLTARITANPRNPQLIELKNVLNKLLDVLQTKVGSDMNAIHKIFEEYKSLDFRNKLDNANGSVEVTTNALGDEIVKMLKQSSDFANHLASESSKLQSAVQNLTSSSNSQAASLEETAAALEEITSSMQNVSVKTSDVITQSEEIKNVTGIIGDIADQINLLALNAAIEAARAGEHGRGFAVVADEVRKLAERTQKSLSEIEANTNLLVQSINDMAESIKEQTAGITQINESVAQIDQTTKDNVEIANESAIISNTVSDIANNILEDVRKKRF